One genomic region from Methanobrevibacter oralis encodes:
- the pglX gene encoding BREX-1 system adenine-specific DNA-methyltransferase PglX, with amino-acid sequence MDKTALKNFAIKSRRKLIDDTIYRLSLIGITEEYIQKPKTADGMETYNIGGSMNYTIYDDDIPKRELILKEIENKGFNNFVEEVAYTWFNRIIAIRYMEVNNYLPTKTRVLSSETKGKNEPDVISNALNIDLNYTVDDKKLIFKLKNDNKLDDLFQFLFIKQCNKLNEILPNLFKETNDYLELLLNISFTNNEDIIRQLIINIPEDDFKNQVEIIGWLYQYYISEKKDYVININKSNVKKEDIPAATQLFTTDWVVKYMVDNSLGRYWIERNKNSILKNKLAYYLDEAEQNDKTQIKLNKIRSENINVEELKFFDPCMGSGHILVYAFDVFLEIYKELGYTEKDATESILKNNIFGLDIDDRACQLSYFTILMKARKYNKVILKKGISPNVFSIQESTEINDDVIEFIKKHDSKLVDDIIYLKDLFKSGKESGSLIHVKSMNFDYMKESMAKLLNNSKSTLSEINISNKINNDIMDLINQAELLANKYHAVVTNPPYLNKFEKTMKDFAKKHYKDYSKDLFSMFIYRNFDFCEENGYSGLMTPFVWMFIKNHENLRKYIIKNKSISSLIQLEYSAFSEATVPICTFILSNFEGEYDGVYLKLSEFTGGMDIQKEKVLDIISGDEVLNDKSKFVTKQSNFDKIQHCQFVNSLSYFFSFFSFSLIFFCFMLCL; translated from the coding sequence ATGGATAAAACTGCTTTAAAAAATTTTGCCATTAAATCTAGGAGAAAACTTATTGATGATACAATTTATAGATTGAGTTTAATTGGAATTACTGAGGAATATATTCAGAAACCCAAAACTGCAGATGGAATGGAAACTTATAATATTGGGGGGTCCATGAATTATACTATTTATGATGATGATATTCCAAAACGTGAATTAATACTTAAAGAGATAGAAAATAAAGGTTTTAATAACTTTGTTGAGGAAGTAGCATATACTTGGTTTAACCGCATAATTGCAATTAGATATATGGAAGTAAATAATTATTTACCAACAAAAACTCGGGTTTTATCCAGTGAAACAAAAGGTAAAAATGAACCAGATGTGATTTCTAATGCTTTAAATATAGATTTGAACTATACGGTTGATGATAAAAAATTAATATTTAAATTAAAAAACGATAATAAACTTGATGATTTGTTCCAATTTCTATTTATCAAACAATGTAATAAATTAAATGAAATTCTACCAAATTTATTCAAAGAAACAAATGATTATTTAGAATTATTATTAAACATTTCATTCACAAACAACGAAGATATTATACGGCAATTAATTATTAATATTCCTGAAGATGACTTTAAAAATCAAGTTGAAATAATAGGTTGGTTATATCAATATTATATATCTGAAAAAAAAGATTATGTGATAAATATTAATAAAAGTAATGTTAAAAAAGAGGATATTCCTGCTGCAACTCAATTATTCACAACTGATTGGGTTGTTAAGTATATGGTTGATAATTCATTGGGCAGGTATTGGATTGAGAGAAACAAAAATTCTATTTTAAAAAATAAATTAGCATACTATTTAGATGAAGCAGAACAAAATGATAAAACTCAAATAAAACTTAATAAAATTAGGAGTGAAAATATAAATGTTGAGGAATTAAAATTTTTTGATCCTTGTATGGGATCTGGACATATTTTAGTTTATGCTTTTGATGTTTTTTTAGAAATTTATAAAGAATTGGGATACACAGAAAAAGATGCTACTGAATCAATACTTAAAAATAATATATTTGGTTTAGATATTGATGATAGAGCATGTCAACTATCCTATTTTACCATTTTAATGAAAGCAAGAAAATATAATAAGGTAATTTTAAAAAAAGGTATTTCTCCAAATGTTTTTTCTATTCAAGAATCAACAGAAATTAATGATGATGTTATTGAATTTATTAAAAAACATGATTCTAAATTAGTTGATGATATCATTTATTTAAAAGACTTATTTAAATCTGGAAAAGAATCTGGTTCTCTTATCCATGTGAAGAGTATGAATTTTGATTATATGAAAGAATCAATGGCGAAATTATTAAATAATTCGAAATCAACATTATCTGAGATAAATATTAGTAACAAAATTAATAATGATATTATGGATTTAATTAACCAAGCAGAGTTATTAGCTAATAAATATCATGCTGTTGTGACAAATCCTCCATATTTGAATAAATTTGAAAAAACTATGAAAGATTTTGCTAAAAAGCACTATAAAGATTATTCTAAGGATTTATTTTCAATGTTTATATATAGAAATTTTGATTTTTGTGAAGAAAATGGTTATTCTGGATTAATGACACCATTTGTTTGGATGTTTATAAAAAATCATGAAAATTTAAGAAAATATATTATAAAAAATAAATCAATTTCATCTTTAATTCAATTAGAATATTCTGCATTTTCAGAAGCTACTGTTCCGATTTGCACATTTATTTTATCAAATTTTGAGGGCGAGTATGATGGAGTATATCTAAAACTTTCAGAATTTACTGGTGGTATGGATATTCAAAAAGAAAAAGTTTTGGATATAATATCTGGTGACGAAGTTCTTAATGATAAAAGCAAGTTTGTTACAAAACAATCTAATTTTGATAAAATTCAGCACTGTCAATTTGTTAACTCTTTGTCATATTTTTTTAGTTTTTTTTCTTTTTCTTTGATTTTTTTTTGTTTTATGTTGTGTTTGTGA